In Brassica napus cultivar Da-Ae chromosome A3, Da-Ae, whole genome shotgun sequence, the sequence TTCctacatatatttttcttactataactttaacttttattatgtctacatattaaaagttataatactTTAATAATCTCCTCGCTTCGCGCAGggcgcgggttatcacctagtaGGAACTATAAGAAGATAAGAATCACTAGATAATGTTTTAAGAGATACAACCACTATTGAGATGTTTTTGAGTCATATATGATTTGATTAGGTAGATCAGCTTTCATCAGCTTACTAAATGCATGCAAATCATCATCTCCAtgattgatttaaaattattaattgatttataaatacaaatcgTGTAATAACTaatcttatattttgttttcagcCAATCACTTTTGACTCTTTCCCATTGATTAGATTCGGTGTCGTTTTACTTCTTTTCTAGACGAATGGATTTTAATTACCTTTGATAAAATGTTTAACGTTCTCTTTGGTCTTCCAATATTGAAGTGTTAGCTAGCATATTGTTGATATTTTCTGCAAAAGAATATAtactccttctgtttcttaAAGAATGtcaatttagattttttttcaaaaaatgtcGTTTTAGATTTCCAATAcaatttttacttattttcaactgaatattaattataaaatgcattgatctaataaataaatttatttatctcaaatattattggtCAATTAGATGTAATCAATGAAACATAAATAcatttcaatcatttttttaatatgtgtaaaaaGTGTATAAatgacacttataatgaaacggAATGAGTAATATATATGGTCCATTTAAAATCGCAGGTGATTAAGTCTTCGAAAACGCGGAGTTGAATCAGGAATGGTTGAGTGACTTTGAGCATATCTTCTTTTAGCAAAACAAGTAAAGCAATAAAATGCTATGTTCCATAATATTCTGTCAGTAACATGCATGTGCATTGGgtttcccttcttttttttttgcaatattGATTATAGTATGTTCTAATAAAAGCTAGTGGTGGTATTGCCATACGAAACAAGACATAGCGGCATTTGGCATGTATTTATTGATACGTTTGCTTTGGATCATCATTTAAGTCTCCTAATAGATGGCTCCGCAATCTTTGCATGGGGCCTTCGAATTCGGATAAAGCaaattgaatattaaatattaaaagaaaattaattagtaaaaaaaatttaaagaaaatcaaGAGATACAATACAAGTACAACAAAACCAAACGAAGACAGTCGTATGGAATCTCCACAGCAGAGAACCCTTTATTTTCGAGGAAAGTTCGAGTACGACAAGCACATGTCTACAACAAGTTATTTAAAAACCGGTACATTTTATATCATCGAGAATATCATGGTTTCTTTGAGAATATCATGGGGCGTCATAATTATGCTTCATGATCTTCACCATAATTCTACTTTACAACCAATGCCATATTGCACTTTCTTTTGGTTCTCTATATATGACTGTAATCAGATGCTATATGATATTTCAGAACGTCACGAAAATCACAACCAAAAATCTCTATACAGATTGGGTAAAGACTAATTATTGGAGTTTATTTTACGACAACTCAACGTGTTTCACGTTCTAGATATGTCCCACTTCTATAAATAAGGTGAACAAGGTGTCACCACCCTACACAACATAACATATTGTAATAACTCTCGTTTTTCTCTCCTTGAAATACTGCGAGAAATATGGATTCGATCAAGATTCATCCAGATCACTCATTCCTCGAGGTTCTTCTCTCAAATtcataatatgattgtatatattatgtttacatAGATGTATTCATGCACCTTCTATATGTATTTCTTTATGTATGACATGCAGATGTGATTATAAGACTGAGAACGAGTCGAGTAGCGGCGATGAAGAGAGAAGTAGCAAATACTCTTTTGTGAGTGCTCTATGTATGAGCGGAGGAGAGGGAGCCAACAGCTACTCGACAAATTCTCTTCTTCAGGTTTTTCCTTCCCTCTACAGATACAAAATTTAATGCTTTATGTAGATGGTggttgatcaataaatttagaCTCGCATTGGGTGATTCGGTTTAATTGTTGTTTATAATACAATTTGCTGGATTATGactacattttttcttttatacaaaattattttggttatatgttatgtttgtagaaaaatataaacGAAATAATTACTAAAATCAGTATcagttaatttaatttttatgatatagtataatttttttaaaattgttgttTTGTGCATAAATAATGATGGTGATTAAATGATTAGCCTTACAAAATTTTCTGGTTTAGTTCTAAAATTTGGTCTAGGCGGTGCTTAATCGGCAAATCGGACGTGAAGGAAACAATTTTTCAAactgttttattaaataatcgGTCTAGGCCCGTCTAAAACATAATATTGCTCTATAAGGCGTTTAACCACCGCCTAActatttttagaacattggttTTACTAAACATTATATCCGATACGGTTGTAAACATTTAATTTCAATACTGCTTCATAATTTACGATTTATCTTTGGTttgatttcatataatttttagaatatCCTCAGTACCACAACTCGTTACTTTACACTATAAACTGGACACATATTAATTAATGTAGGCCATGTATGAACAAGATGGGTACCAATCATTCAAGTATAAATGGATCCTTGAATATGGCCTTAAATTCAATTATACACCTGTTAGGCTGTTACAAAGGAAACCAGTTAGAATCCccctttattatttttataaagtcacatcatttttgtttttattatattgctCAACTTTTTCTTAACTCATTCAAAAAATTCCGTGTTTTAAGAGAAGAGCGTTAGCAAAGGCTAAGCCAGTTTTGGTTAAGAACATAAAGGAGCTGATGATGGACTTGAACTTTCCTAAATACATTAAAGTAGCTGATTTGGGCTGCTCTTCAGGACAGAACACGTTCTTGGCAATGTCTGAAATCATCAATACAATCAATGTGTTCTGTCAAAAGTGGAACCAAAACCCACCAGAAATAGATTGTTGTCTAAACGATCTCCCTAATAACGATTTTAACACGACATTCAAACTCATACATTCCTTCAAAGAGAAGAACTTCACAAGTAAAGTACCATACTTCGTTTCTGGAGTACCAGGTTCCTTCTACTCGAGGCTCTTCCCTCGTAAGAGTCTCCATTTAGTACATTCCTCTTATGGCCTCCATTGGCTCTCTAAGGTATGGCTTCATTATAAAGAAACTGATTATTCTGTATCGAAATTTTGCTATAATGTTGGAACTATTTGATTGTAAGGTTCCTGAAGGACTTGAAAAGAACAAAATGAGTGTGTACATCACAGCTTCAAGTCCCCTAAGTGCATACAAGGCTTACTTAAAACAATTCCAAAGAGATTTCACAACATTTTTGAAACTGCGTTCTGAAGAAATGGTTTCTAATGGACGTATGGTTCTCACTTTCATTGGTAGAAACAATATGGATAATCCATTGCATAGAGATTGTTGTCACTTTTGGACATTATTATCCAAATCTCTTCATGACCTAGTCATCGAggtatatatcaaaataaaataaaaacgttctttttttgtctttccatattttgaatatatgttcaAACACTGGTTTCACATATATCTACTTTTTTTTCGTAGGGTCTTGTGAGTGCTTCGATGGTAGATTCGTTCTACATGCCTTTTTATGATCCTAGCAAAGAAGAAGTTAAAGAAATAGTAGGGAAAGAGGGTTCctttgaaatcaaagatttaGAGGCACATGAATATGATCTTGGCCATTGTAACCAAGACCAGTCAAAGAGAAGTAAGTCAGGGCAAAATGAAGCCGTTTATATAAGAGCGGTGAGCGAACCATTGCTCGTGGCTCACTTTGGAAATGCCATTATCAATAGATTGTTTGGCAAGTTCGCACATCATGTGTCTCAACATGCTGGTTGCAGAAACAAAACGACCGTTAGTCTAGTTGTTTCATTGACTCGCAAATAACTTTTATTATGTAATAAAGTTTAGTCTTGGCGAGCTATGTGaatggttaatattttaaaagtatatcGTCGATCATGCATGAATTCCTGCGtttaaagaatatataaatCATCTAAGTCCATAAAGACATAAATTGAATTTCTAGGCTAATTAAGTTTTCATCTAGATTCTGTAACTAGAGGTTTTCatctagataatttttttttacacccATCTAGAGTAGATAAACAGACCTATCTCTGTGCATCAACATGGTTCAAGAGTTTGATCTTTTACCATCAAGGGTATCTAAGGGGGATCATGAAAGAGAATCAAAGAACAAG encodes:
- the LOC106442990 gene encoding LOW QUALITY PROTEIN: salicylate/benzoate carboxyl methyltransferase (The sequence of the model RefSeq protein was modified relative to this genomic sequence to represent the inferred CDS: inserted 2 bases in 1 codon; substituted 1 base at 1 genomic stop codon), with amino-acid sequence MIVYIMFTXMYSCTFYMYFFXCMTCRCDYKTENESSSGDEERSSKYSFVSALCMSGGEGANSYSTNSLLQRRALAKAKPVLVKNIKELMMDLNFPKYIKVADLGCSSGQNTFLAMSEIINTINVFCQKWNQNPPEIDCCLNDLPNNDFNTTFKLIHSFKEKNFTSKVPYFVSGVPGSFYSRLFPRKSLHLVHSSYGLHWLSKVPEGLEKNKMSVYITASSPLSAYKAYLKQFQRDFTTFLKLRSEEMVSNGRMVLTFIGRNNMDNPLHRDCCHFWTLLSKSLHDLVIEGLVSASMVDSFYMPFYDPSKEEVKEIVGKEGSFEIKDLEAHEYDLGHCNQDQSKRSKSGQNEAVYIRAVSEPLLVAHFGNAIINRLFGKFAHHVSQHAGCRNKTTVSLVVSLTRK